In Sceloporus undulatus isolate JIND9_A2432 ecotype Alabama chromosome 7, SceUnd_v1.1, whole genome shotgun sequence, one DNA window encodes the following:
- the SLITRK2 gene encoding SLIT and NTRK-like protein 2 isoform X2 — protein sequence MLKGVWLLSVFTVAGISPTESRKPAKDICSKSRCPCEEKENVLNINCENKGFTTVSLLLPPPSKIYQLFLNGNAFARLYPNEFVNYSNAVTLHLGNNDMQEIRTGAFIGLRTLKRLHLNNNKLEILREDTFLGLESLEYLQADYNYISTIEAGAFSKLNKLKVLILNDNLLLSLPSNVFRFVLLTHLDLRGNRLKMMPFAGVLEHIGGIMEIQLEENPWNCTCDLLPLKAWLDTITVFVGEIVCETPFRLHGKDVTQLTRQDLCPRKSSGDSNQREKHPSHSDTHIQKYPPTTNSAVGATRAPKSSRPPKTRNRPTPRVTVSKDRQIFGPIMVYQTKSPVPLTCPTGCVCTSQGSDNGLNVNCQEKKIGNISDLHPRPTSPKKLYLTSNYLQTIYKTDLLEYSSLDLLHLGNNRIAVIQEGAFSNLTTLRRLYLNGNYLEVLYPSIFEGLHSLQYLYLEYNVIKEILPHTFDALGNLHLLFLNNNLLRSLPDNVFGGTTLTRLNLRNNHFSFLPVRGVLDQLSALIQIDLQENPWDCTCDIMGLRNWIERVTEQNNQQSGAQVVINEVICDSPAKHAGEHLKTLSKEAICPENPNMLDASFSSPDLNTDVPQAFSIFPSSYPEMRTEVPLSVLILGLLVVFILSVCFGAGLFVFVLKRRKGMPSVPSSANNLDVSSFQLQYGCYNSEAHDKAEGHVYNYIPPPVGQMCQNPIYMQKEGDPVAYYRNLHEYSYSNLEPKKDDSASLAFTITAAEMLEKQAFAREPELLYQNIVERVKELPSGSLVHYNFCTLPKRQFTPSYESRRQNQDRINKTVLYGTPRKYFAEQSKPDLPLLQGKLQTEPDYLEVLEKQTAISQL from the coding sequence ATGCTGAAGGGTGTTTGGCTGCTCAGTGTGTTCACAGTGGCTGGGATCTCGCCGACAGAGAGCCGCAAACCTGCCAAAGACATTTGCAGCAAGAGCCGCTGCCCTTGCGAGGAGAAGGAGAACGTGCTGAATATTAATTGTGAAAACAAGGGATTTACAACAGTTAGTCTTCTCTTGCCTCCGCCATCCAAGATCTATCAGCTCTTCCTCAATGGCAATGCCTTTGCTCGCCTCTACCCCAATGAGTTTGTCAACTACTCCAATGCGGTGACTCTTCACCTGGGCAACAACGACATGCAGGAGATTCGAACTGGGGCTTTCATAGGCCTTCGGACCCTTAAGAGGCTGCatctcaacaacaacaagttgGAAATCCTACGGGAGGACACTTTCCTAGGTTTGGAGAGCCTAGAATATCTGCAGGCTGATTACAATTATATCAGCACGATCGAGGCAGGAGCTTTCAGCAAGCTCAACAAGCTGAAAGTGTTGATCCTCAATGACAACCTCCTGTTGTCTCTGCCAAGCAATGTGTTCCGTTTTGTCTTGCTCACTCACCTGGATCTCAGAGGGAACAGGCTCAAGATGATGCCTTTTGCTGGTGTCTTGGAACACATTGGAGGCATCATGGAGATCCAGCTGGAGGAGAACCCCTGGAACTGTACCTGTGACCTTCTGCCTCTCAAAGCTTGGCTAGATACCATCACGGTCTTTGTTGGGGAGATTGTTTGTGAGACCCCTTTCAGACTACATGGCAAAGATGTCACCCAACTCACCAGGCAGGACCTCTGCCCTCGAAAAAGTTCTGGGGACTCTaaccagagagagaagcaccCTTCCCATTCAGACACGCACATCCAGAAATATCCTCCAACAACTAACTCTGCTGTTGGTGCTACAAGGGCTCCCAAATCCAGCCGCCCACCCAAAACAAGGAACCGGCCAACCCCTCGGGTCACAGTGTCTAAAGATAGACAGATTTTTGGGCCTATCATGGTTTACCAGACCAAGTCCCCTGTGCCACTTACTTGTCCAACCGGCTGTGTTTGCACTTCTCAAGGTTCTGATAATGGGTTGAATGTCAACTGCCAAGAGAAAAAAATTGGCAACATTTCTGATCTCCACCCCAGGCCCACCAGTCCAAAGAAACTCTATCTAACAAGCAATTATTTGCAAACTATCTACAAAACGGATCTCTTGGAATACAGCTCATTGGATTTGTTGCATTTGGGAAACAACAGGATTGCAGTGATCCAAGAAGGTGCCTTCTCTAACCTCACCACTTTACGCCGGCTCTATCTCAATGGCAATTACCTTGAGGTCCTGTACCCTTCCATATTTGAAGGACTACATAGCTTGCAGTATCTCTATCTAGAGTATAATGTGATTAAAGAGATCTTGCCACATACCTTTGATGCACTGGGAAACCTTCATCTCTTATTTCTGAATAACAACCTTCTGAGGTCCCTCCCGGACAATGTGTTTGGGGGCACAACCCTGACTAGGCTTAACCTGAGGAACAACCATTTCTCCTTCTTGCCTGTGCGAGGGGTCCTTGATCAGCTTTCAGCCTTGATTCAGATTGATCTTCAAGAAAATCCTTGGGATTGTACTTGTGACATCATGGGACTGAGGAACTGGATAGAACGTGTCACTGAGCAGAACAACCAGCAATCAGGGGCTCAGGTCGTCATTAATGAAGTGATCTGTGATTCTCCAGCCAAGCATGCTGGAGAACATCTCAAGACCCTGAGCAAGGAAGCCATCTGCCCTGAAAATCCCAATATGCTAGATGCATCTTTCTCATCGCCAGATCTGAACACAGATGTGCCCCAAGCCTTTAGCATCTTCCCAAGTTCCTATCCGGAAATGCGGACGGAAGTCCCTCTTTCTGTCTTAATTCTGGGCCTGTTGGTTGTGtttattttgtctgtctgttttggAGCAGGCCTGTTTGTCTTTGTTCTCAAACGCCGCAAGGGCATGCCAAGTGTGCCCAGCAGTGCCAACAACCTCGACGTAAGTTCCTTCCAGTTGCAGTACGGGTGCTACAACAGCGAGGCACACGATAAAGCTGAAGGGCATGTGTATAATTACATCCCACCTCCTGTGGGCCAGATGTGCCAGAACCCCATCTATATGCAGAAGGAAGGAGACCCGGTAGCCTACTACAGAAATCTCCATGAGTATAGCTATAGTAACCTTGAACCTAAGAAAGACGACTCAGCCAGCCTAGCATTTACAATCACGGCAGCCGAAATGCTAGAGAAGCAGGCTTTTGCGAGGGAACCGGAGCTGCTCTATCAGAACATTGTGGAAAGGGTCAAGGAACTGCCTAGTGGAAGCCTGGTTCATTATAACTTTTGCACCCTCCCGAAAAGGCAGTTCACACCTTCCTATGAGTCGAGGCGACAAAACCAGGACAGGATAAATAAAACGGTTTTGTATGGGACTCCACGGAAATATTTTGCAGAACAATCCAAACCTGACCTTCCTTTGCTGCAAGGGAAACTACAGACTGAACCAGACTACCTCGAAGTTCTGGAGAAACAAACTGCCATTAGTCAGCTGTGA
- the SLITRK2 gene encoding SLIT and NTRK-like protein 2 isoform X1, which yields MGRPGLGSARVMRPAGKRRRARLVELSRARAVGKLKLPTSVSLPSPFQESSGGWDTAVRKGRELNRTALLSERAFREMVMMSRFDCRCRSWGRRSIKMLKGVWLLSVFTVAGISPTESRKPAKDICSKSRCPCEEKENVLNINCENKGFTTVSLLLPPPSKIYQLFLNGNAFARLYPNEFVNYSNAVTLHLGNNDMQEIRTGAFIGLRTLKRLHLNNNKLEILREDTFLGLESLEYLQADYNYISTIEAGAFSKLNKLKVLILNDNLLLSLPSNVFRFVLLTHLDLRGNRLKMMPFAGVLEHIGGIMEIQLEENPWNCTCDLLPLKAWLDTITVFVGEIVCETPFRLHGKDVTQLTRQDLCPRKSSGDSNQREKHPSHSDTHIQKYPPTTNSAVGATRAPKSSRPPKTRNRPTPRVTVSKDRQIFGPIMVYQTKSPVPLTCPTGCVCTSQGSDNGLNVNCQEKKIGNISDLHPRPTSPKKLYLTSNYLQTIYKTDLLEYSSLDLLHLGNNRIAVIQEGAFSNLTTLRRLYLNGNYLEVLYPSIFEGLHSLQYLYLEYNVIKEILPHTFDALGNLHLLFLNNNLLRSLPDNVFGGTTLTRLNLRNNHFSFLPVRGVLDQLSALIQIDLQENPWDCTCDIMGLRNWIERVTEQNNQQSGAQVVINEVICDSPAKHAGEHLKTLSKEAICPENPNMLDASFSSPDLNTDVPQAFSIFPSSYPEMRTEVPLSVLILGLLVVFILSVCFGAGLFVFVLKRRKGMPSVPSSANNLDVSSFQLQYGCYNSEAHDKAEGHVYNYIPPPVGQMCQNPIYMQKEGDPVAYYRNLHEYSYSNLEPKKDDSASLAFTITAAEMLEKQAFAREPELLYQNIVERVKELPSGSLVHYNFCTLPKRQFTPSYESRRQNQDRINKTVLYGTPRKYFAEQSKPDLPLLQGKLQTEPDYLEVLEKQTAISQL from the exons ATGGGGAGGCCAGGTCTGGGAAGTGCCAGAGTCATGCGGCcagctgggaaaaggaggagggcaaGACTGGTAGAGTTAAGTAGGGCACGGGCTGTTGGCAAGTTGAAGCTTCCCACGTCTGTCTcgctcccctcccctttccaggAATCCAGTGGGGGCTGGGACACAGCAGTGAGGAAGGGGAGAGAGCTGAACAGGACAGCCTTGCTTTCAGAGAGAGCCTTCAGAGAGATGGTGATGATGTCAAG GTTTGACTGTAGGTGCCGAAGCTGGGGTCGACGGAGCATAAAGATGCTGAAGGGTGTTTGGCTGCTCAGTGTGTTCACAGTGGCTGGGATCTCGCCGACAGAGAGCCGCAAACCTGCCAAAGACATTTGCAGCAAGAGCCGCTGCCCTTGCGAGGAGAAGGAGAACGTGCTGAATATTAATTGTGAAAACAAGGGATTTACAACAGTTAGTCTTCTCTTGCCTCCGCCATCCAAGATCTATCAGCTCTTCCTCAATGGCAATGCCTTTGCTCGCCTCTACCCCAATGAGTTTGTCAACTACTCCAATGCGGTGACTCTTCACCTGGGCAACAACGACATGCAGGAGATTCGAACTGGGGCTTTCATAGGCCTTCGGACCCTTAAGAGGCTGCatctcaacaacaacaagttgGAAATCCTACGGGAGGACACTTTCCTAGGTTTGGAGAGCCTAGAATATCTGCAGGCTGATTACAATTATATCAGCACGATCGAGGCAGGAGCTTTCAGCAAGCTCAACAAGCTGAAAGTGTTGATCCTCAATGACAACCTCCTGTTGTCTCTGCCAAGCAATGTGTTCCGTTTTGTCTTGCTCACTCACCTGGATCTCAGAGGGAACAGGCTCAAGATGATGCCTTTTGCTGGTGTCTTGGAACACATTGGAGGCATCATGGAGATCCAGCTGGAGGAGAACCCCTGGAACTGTACCTGTGACCTTCTGCCTCTCAAAGCTTGGCTAGATACCATCACGGTCTTTGTTGGGGAGATTGTTTGTGAGACCCCTTTCAGACTACATGGCAAAGATGTCACCCAACTCACCAGGCAGGACCTCTGCCCTCGAAAAAGTTCTGGGGACTCTaaccagagagagaagcaccCTTCCCATTCAGACACGCACATCCAGAAATATCCTCCAACAACTAACTCTGCTGTTGGTGCTACAAGGGCTCCCAAATCCAGCCGCCCACCCAAAACAAGGAACCGGCCAACCCCTCGGGTCACAGTGTCTAAAGATAGACAGATTTTTGGGCCTATCATGGTTTACCAGACCAAGTCCCCTGTGCCACTTACTTGTCCAACCGGCTGTGTTTGCACTTCTCAAGGTTCTGATAATGGGTTGAATGTCAACTGCCAAGAGAAAAAAATTGGCAACATTTCTGATCTCCACCCCAGGCCCACCAGTCCAAAGAAACTCTATCTAACAAGCAATTATTTGCAAACTATCTACAAAACGGATCTCTTGGAATACAGCTCATTGGATTTGTTGCATTTGGGAAACAACAGGATTGCAGTGATCCAAGAAGGTGCCTTCTCTAACCTCACCACTTTACGCCGGCTCTATCTCAATGGCAATTACCTTGAGGTCCTGTACCCTTCCATATTTGAAGGACTACATAGCTTGCAGTATCTCTATCTAGAGTATAATGTGATTAAAGAGATCTTGCCACATACCTTTGATGCACTGGGAAACCTTCATCTCTTATTTCTGAATAACAACCTTCTGAGGTCCCTCCCGGACAATGTGTTTGGGGGCACAACCCTGACTAGGCTTAACCTGAGGAACAACCATTTCTCCTTCTTGCCTGTGCGAGGGGTCCTTGATCAGCTTTCAGCCTTGATTCAGATTGATCTTCAAGAAAATCCTTGGGATTGTACTTGTGACATCATGGGACTGAGGAACTGGATAGAACGTGTCACTGAGCAGAACAACCAGCAATCAGGGGCTCAGGTCGTCATTAATGAAGTGATCTGTGATTCTCCAGCCAAGCATGCTGGAGAACATCTCAAGACCCTGAGCAAGGAAGCCATCTGCCCTGAAAATCCCAATATGCTAGATGCATCTTTCTCATCGCCAGATCTGAACACAGATGTGCCCCAAGCCTTTAGCATCTTCCCAAGTTCCTATCCGGAAATGCGGACGGAAGTCCCTCTTTCTGTCTTAATTCTGGGCCTGTTGGTTGTGtttattttgtctgtctgttttggAGCAGGCCTGTTTGTCTTTGTTCTCAAACGCCGCAAGGGCATGCCAAGTGTGCCCAGCAGTGCCAACAACCTCGACGTAAGTTCCTTCCAGTTGCAGTACGGGTGCTACAACAGCGAGGCACACGATAAAGCTGAAGGGCATGTGTATAATTACATCCCACCTCCTGTGGGCCAGATGTGCCAGAACCCCATCTATATGCAGAAGGAAGGAGACCCGGTAGCCTACTACAGAAATCTCCATGAGTATAGCTATAGTAACCTTGAACCTAAGAAAGACGACTCAGCCAGCCTAGCATTTACAATCACGGCAGCCGAAATGCTAGAGAAGCAGGCTTTTGCGAGGGAACCGGAGCTGCTCTATCAGAACATTGTGGAAAGGGTCAAGGAACTGCCTAGTGGAAGCCTGGTTCATTATAACTTTTGCACCCTCCCGAAAAGGCAGTTCACACCTTCCTATGAGTCGAGGCGACAAAACCAGGACAGGATAAATAAAACGGTTTTGTATGGGACTCCACGGAAATATTTTGCAGAACAATCCAAACCTGACCTTCCTTTGCTGCAAGGGAAACTACAGACTGAACCAGACTACCTCGAAGTTCTGGAGAAACAAACTGCCATTAGTCAGCTGTGA